In the Maribacter sp. MJ134 genome, one interval contains:
- a CDS encoding TolB family protein, which translates to MRILFVLSFLFLLGSCKPDPKETQSKAEKTISLMAGNDTLIYPEEKYFKSIRQITFGGDNAEAYWNWDDTQMIFQSNNKGWGMNCDQMFLMNIEDNFKDTIPPMVSTGMGRTTCAYFLPDNKHFVYGSTHLANKECPEVPLRKNGNYVWPVYDSFDIFVSDLEGNITAQLTAEPGYDAEATVSPKGDKIVFTSTRSGDLELYTMNIDGTDVQQITNELGYDGGAFFSPDGTQLIFRASRPKTPEAIKKYKDLLAEGLVEPTEMELFICNADGSDLKQLTFLGNANWSPFFHPSGKKILFSSNFEAEKGFPFNLYFIDIDGKNLERVTHGETFDAFPVFSNDGKYLAFSSNRNNGGTRDTNLFIAEWQEASPESSKGSK; encoded by the coding sequence GTTGTAAGCCAGACCCGAAAGAAACGCAGTCCAAAGCCGAAAAAACAATTTCCTTAATGGCCGGGAACGATACGCTTATCTATCCGGAAGAGAAATATTTTAAAAGTATCCGACAGATTACCTTTGGCGGAGACAATGCCGAGGCTTACTGGAACTGGGACGATACCCAAATGATTTTTCAGTCGAACAATAAAGGATGGGGCATGAACTGTGACCAGATGTTCCTTATGAATATTGAAGATAATTTCAAGGATACTATTCCGCCTATGGTAAGCACCGGGATGGGACGTACCACCTGCGCCTATTTTCTGCCGGACAACAAACATTTCGTGTATGGCTCTACGCATTTGGCGAACAAAGAATGCCCTGAAGTGCCTTTACGGAAAAACGGAAATTATGTGTGGCCCGTATATGACTCCTTTGATATTTTCGTTTCCGATTTGGAAGGAAATATTACCGCACAACTTACCGCCGAACCTGGTTACGATGCGGAAGCCACAGTTTCTCCCAAGGGGGATAAAATTGTCTTTACCTCTACCCGCAGTGGCGATTTAGAGCTTTATACCATGAACATTGATGGCACGGACGTACAGCAGATAACGAATGAACTGGGCTACGACGGAGGTGCCTTTTTCTCGCCGGACGGGACTCAATTAATATTTAGGGCCTCACGTCCTAAAACACCGGAAGCCATCAAGAAATATAAAGACCTACTAGCGGAAGGTTTAGTGGAACCTACGGAAATGGAACTGTTTATCTGCAATGCCGATGGAAGCGACCTAAAACAATTAACGTTCCTTGGTAATGCCAATTGGAGTCCGTTCTTTCATCCCTCTGGAAAAAAAATACTGTTTTCCAGCAATTTCGAGGCTGAAAAGGGTTTCCCTTTCAATCTCTACTTTATCGACATCGACGGTAAAAATTTGGAGCGCGTTACCCATGGGGAAACCTTTGATGCTTTCCCCGTCTTTTCTAACGACGGGAAGTATTTAGCATTCTCCAGCAACCGAAATAATGGGGGAACACGAGATACCAACCTGTTTATTGCGGAGTGGCAAGAGGCCTCCCCTGAGTCCTCTAAAGGAAGTAAATAA